A region of Polyangiaceae bacterium DNA encodes the following proteins:
- a CDS encoding 4Fe-4S dicluster domain-containing protein yields the protein MTRYAMTVDEKLCVTCNACVIACKNENDVPEGAARCWTVQVERGTFPLLSIETRSERCNHCENAPCVTACPTGASHYEEGGIVVVNPDKCVGCKACIVACPYEVRYMHPEGYVDKCTFCIHRVREGLQPACVTVCPTKALTFGDLDDPRSEVHQQLQTRQHKVLKPEEDTRPRLFFLT from the coding sequence GTGACCCGCTACGCCATGACGGTGGACGAGAAGCTGTGCGTGACCTGCAACGCCTGCGTCATCGCCTGCAAGAACGAGAACGACGTGCCGGAGGGCGCCGCCCGCTGCTGGACCGTCCAGGTCGAGCGCGGAACCTTTCCGCTCCTGTCCATCGAGACGCGCAGCGAGCGCTGCAACCACTGCGAGAACGCACCCTGCGTCACCGCCTGCCCGACCGGCGCCAGCCACTACGAGGAGGGCGGCATCGTCGTGGTCAACCCCGACAAGTGCGTCGGCTGCAAGGCCTGCATCGTCGCCTGCCCCTACGAGGTTCGCTACATGCACCCCGAGGGTTACGTGGACAAATGCACGTTCTGCATCCACCGCGTGCGCGAGGGCCTGCAGCCGGCCTGCGTGACCGTGTGTCCGACCAAGGCGCTGACCTTCGGCGATCTGGACGACCCGCGCTCCGAGGTGCACCAGCAACTTCAAACCCGGCAGCACAAGGTGCTGAAGCCGGAAGAGGACACGCGCCCGCGCCTGTTCTTCTTGACCTGA
- the nrfD gene encoding polysulfide reductase NrfD, with product MTVSTLSFIDKDGLRSLTDVLLVREGDAPHQARGKRLLQFLLAVALAGAFAALIALAKGHHVMGTTSEISWGVLIATYVFFVVSSTGLCLVSSLGHVFGFKVFEPIAKKAIFLALVTLLVGFTVIATELERPFLLMKLALLSPNPTAPIWWMGTLYGVYMLLIGTELWFLFAEDHKKARIAGLASVIAAVAAHSNLGAVFGLAHSRPYWYGPLLPVYFIASALVCGAALLILIVTLGDYFGNARKLRPENAPLLDALRQLLALFIAVIAFFTVWKTITGVAGQHYHKLEVTLASLTGPLFVSFWVFEILLGMLVPLVLLLGPWRRSWQAVALGAFLPMLSVFVMRYNFVVSGQMFSLKPVVGHAGERLTYSPPFKGNVAGFLPYTPSWVEVLVVAGAVAAATLLFVAGLRALRLEKEA from the coding sequence ATGACCGTCTCTACCCTCTCATTCATCGACAAGGACGGGCTCCGGAGCCTCACGGACGTGCTCTTGGTGCGTGAAGGCGACGCGCCGCACCAGGCCCGTGGCAAGCGTCTGCTGCAGTTTCTGCTCGCCGTCGCGCTGGCGGGCGCGTTCGCGGCGCTGATCGCCCTCGCCAAGGGGCACCACGTCATGGGCACGACCTCGGAGATCTCCTGGGGGGTCTTGATCGCGACCTACGTGTTCTTCGTGGTGTCGAGCACGGGCCTGTGCCTGGTCAGCTCGCTCGGTCACGTGTTCGGATTCAAGGTGTTCGAGCCCATCGCGAAGAAGGCCATCTTCCTGGCGCTGGTGACGCTGCTCGTGGGTTTCACCGTCATCGCCACAGAGCTGGAGCGCCCGTTCCTGTTGATGAAGCTCGCGCTCCTGTCGCCGAATCCGACGGCGCCGATCTGGTGGATGGGCACGCTCTACGGCGTCTACATGCTGCTCATCGGCACCGAGCTCTGGTTCCTCTTCGCCGAAGACCACAAAAAGGCGCGCATCGCCGGGCTCGCCAGCGTCATCGCGGCCGTCGCCGCGCACTCCAACCTGGGCGCAGTGTTCGGCCTCGCGCACAGCCGCCCCTACTGGTACGGCCCGCTCCTGCCGGTCTACTTCATCGCCTCGGCGCTGGTCTGCGGCGCCGCGCTCTTGATCCTGATCGTGACCCTCGGCGACTACTTCGGCAACGCGCGGAAGCTCCGCCCCGAGAACGCGCCGCTTCTGGACGCGCTCCGTCAGCTGCTCGCGTTGTTCATCGCAGTCATCGCCTTCTTCACCGTCTGGAAGACGATCACCGGCGTGGCCGGCCAGCACTACCACAAGCTGGAGGTGACCCTGGCTTCGCTCACCGGGCCGCTGTTCGTCAGCTTCTGGGTGTTCGAGATCCTGCTCGGCATGCTGGTGCCGCTGGTGCTCCTGCTCGGACCGTGGCGCCGCTCCTGGCAGGCCGTCGCGCTCGGCGCGTTCCTGCCGATGCTGAGCGTGTTCGTGATGCGCTACAACTTCGTGGTCTCCGGGCAGATGTTCTCGCTCAAGCCCGTGGTCGGCCACGCCGGCGAGCGGCTGACGTATTCGCCGCCCTTCAAGGGCAACGTCGCCGGTTTCCTGCCGTACACGCCGTCGTGGGTGGAGGTGCTGGTGGTCGCGGGCGCCGTCGCAGCGGCCACGTTGCTCTTCGTCGCAGGCCTCCGGGCCCTGCGTCTCGAAAAGGAGGCCTGA
- a CDS encoding YeeE/YedE family protein: MDNTPQPYWNSYKAGVVLGLVLLAAFLLTGRGLGASGAVTRMAAYSTQKIEASIQGGTAAEASTFAKHNAYTGQYLKGPEDPLDDFLVYMFVGVVVGGFASGVLARRAKLDVTFGPHTTVARRLTLAAAGGFISAFGTRLARGCTSGQALTGGATLALGSWVFMLAVFAGGYALAYFLRKEWL; this comes from the coding sequence GTGGACAACACGCCTCAGCCCTACTGGAACTCGTACAAGGCCGGCGTGGTGCTCGGCCTGGTCCTACTCGCCGCGTTCCTGCTCACCGGTCGCGGGCTGGGCGCCTCCGGCGCGGTGACGCGCATGGCGGCGTATTCGACGCAGAAGATCGAGGCCTCCATCCAGGGCGGCACCGCCGCCGAGGCGAGCACCTTCGCCAAGCACAACGCCTACACCGGGCAGTACCTGAAGGGCCCGGAGGATCCCCTCGACGACTTCCTGGTCTACATGTTCGTGGGCGTGGTCGTGGGCGGCTTCGCGAGCGGCGTGCTCGCGCGCCGAGCGAAGCTCGACGTGACCTTCGGCCCGCACACCACGGTGGCGCGCCGGCTGACGCTGGCCGCGGCCGGCGGCTTCATCTCGGCGTTCGGCACGCGCCTGGCGCGGGGCTGCACCTCCGGGCAAGCGCTGACCGGAGGTGCCACGCTCGCCCTCGGCTCCTGGGTGTTCATGCTCGCGGTGTTCGCGGGCGGCTACGCCCTGGCCTACTTCCTCCGAAAGGAGTGGCTGTGA
- a CDS encoding YeeE/YedE family protein — protein sequence MDPVAPVSKLAEWGPNTLVATSALLGVGFGFVLERAGFGNAKTLAGQWYGYNFAVLRVMFTAIVTAMVGLFGLYYLGVVDLSQVYVNETFIWPQLVGGLIFGMGFVIGQYCPGTAVVACATGKIDAMVYMLGFALGLMAFFVAYPKLEAFYLSSEKGRVLLPETLHVSTGVVVLGVVVMALGAFALTHVLDKRFAKDPAE from the coding sequence ATGGACCCCGTCGCCCCTGTCTCGAAGCTCGCGGAGTGGGGCCCGAACACGCTGGTCGCGACCTCGGCGCTGCTCGGCGTCGGGTTCGGCTTCGTGCTGGAGCGTGCCGGCTTCGGCAACGCCAAGACGCTGGCCGGGCAGTGGTACGGCTACAACTTCGCGGTGCTGCGCGTGATGTTCACCGCCATCGTGACGGCGATGGTCGGGCTCTTCGGCCTCTATTACCTGGGCGTCGTCGATCTGTCGCAGGTCTACGTCAACGAGACGTTCATCTGGCCGCAGCTCGTGGGCGGGCTGATCTTCGGCATGGGTTTCGTGATCGGCCAGTACTGCCCGGGCACCGCCGTGGTGGCGTGCGCGACCGGGAAGATCGACGCCATGGTCTACATGCTGGGCTTCGCGCTCGGCCTGATGGCCTTCTTCGTGGCGTACCCGAAGCTCGAGGCCTTCTACCTGTCGTCGGAGAAGGGCCGAGTGCTCCTGCCCGAGACGCTGCACGTCTCGACTGGAGTCGTCGTGCTGGGCGTGGTGGTGATGGCGCTCGGCGCGTTCGCGCTGACGCACGTTCTGGACAAGCGGTTCGCCAAGGACCCAGCGGAGTAG
- a CDS encoding HPr-rel-A system PqqD family peptide chaperone, which yields MDASRLRQLAISDSGFVFDPTTGHTFTVNPTGALVIAALKDGHGPDEIARRLRDAFELDGTEDLSREVEDFMARLAENGLVG from the coding sequence ATGGACGCATCCCGCCTGCGGCAGCTGGCCATCAGCGACTCCGGCTTCGTGTTCGACCCGACGACCGGGCACACCTTCACCGTCAACCCCACCGGTGCGCTGGTCATCGCGGCGCTGAAGGACGGCCACGGCCCCGACGAGATCGCTCGCCGCTTGCGGGACGCGTTCGAGCTCGACGGCACGGAGGACCTCTCCCGCGAGGTGGAGGACTTCATGGCGCGCCTGGCCGAGAACGGACTCGTGGGGTGA
- a CDS encoding ATP-grasp domain-containing protein has protein sequence MDASAPAVGITGMNATDNPAPGVAVARSLRDADEFGGRLIGLGYDALDPGFYARGLLDAAAILPFPSAGREAVLAKLAEVKARLGLDVLIPTLDSELRALAALAPELERIGIATFSPRADSLEAASKAELPELARRAGFRVPESEALNSVDALPRVVRRLGLPIVIKGVFYGASIAHTEADAVSAFHHFVATWGLPVIAQKYVRGEEYNVAALGDGKGGTVGAVAMRKMALTDKGKGWAGVTIDDPELLSVSESLIDALGWRGGLEVEFLKDSDSGIPYVAEVNPRFPAWVYLATGAGQNLPWANVRLALGLPAPRLAGYRVGTLFVRISLDQIAELSRFGELASLGLADLREKQS, from the coding sequence ATGGACGCCTCGGCGCCAGCAGTCGGCATCACGGGCATGAACGCCACCGACAACCCTGCGCCGGGCGTGGCGGTGGCGCGCTCGCTCCGCGACGCCGACGAGTTCGGCGGACGACTGATCGGGCTCGGCTACGACGCGCTCGATCCCGGTTTCTACGCCCGCGGTCTGCTCGACGCGGCGGCCATCTTGCCGTTCCCTTCGGCCGGCCGTGAGGCCGTGCTGGCCAAGCTCGCGGAGGTGAAGGCCCGCCTCGGGCTCGACGTGTTGATCCCGACGCTCGACTCGGAGCTGCGCGCGCTGGCCGCGCTCGCCCCCGAGCTCGAGCGCATCGGCATCGCGACCTTCTCTCCCCGCGCGGACTCGCTGGAGGCCGCGTCGAAGGCCGAGCTGCCGGAGCTGGCGCGCCGCGCCGGCTTCCGTGTGCCGGAGTCGGAGGCGCTGAACAGCGTGGACGCGCTGCCACGAGTCGTCCGGCGCCTGGGGCTGCCCATCGTGATCAAGGGCGTGTTCTACGGCGCCAGCATCGCCCACACCGAGGCCGACGCCGTCAGCGCGTTCCACCACTTCGTGGCGACCTGGGGCCTGCCGGTGATCGCGCAGAAATACGTGCGCGGGGAGGAGTACAACGTCGCCGCGCTCGGCGACGGCAAGGGCGGCACGGTCGGCGCCGTGGCCATGCGCAAGATGGCGCTCACCGACAAGGGCAAGGGTTGGGCGGGCGTCACCATCGACGACCCGGAGCTGCTCAGCGTCAGCGAGTCGTTGATCGACGCCCTCGGCTGGCGCGGCGGGCTCGAGGTCGAGTTCTTGAAGGACTCGGACTCCGGGATCCCCTACGTCGCCGAGGTCAACCCGCGCTTCCCCGCCTGGGTGTACCTGGCCACGGGGGCGGGGCAGAACCTGCCCTGGGCCAACGTGCGTCTGGCCCTCGGGCTGCCAGCTCCGCGCCTCGCGGGCTACCGCGTGGGCACGCTCTTCGTCCGCATCTCGCTCGATCAAATCGCCGAGCTCTCGCGCTTTGGCGAGCTGGCCTCGCTCGGCCTGGCCGACCTCCGGGAGAAGCAGTCATGA
- a CDS encoding diaminopimelate decarboxylase has translation MKPRYERPVIVRHALGGRSKFGAVTAPRVVDAIEGVRVSELVETHDSPLFVFSERILRERIRELSEQMARRFSSFTLAWSYKTNYLDAVCKVFHSEGAWAEVVSGMELEKALHAGIPGHQIAFNGPGKSEKDLERAFREGVRVHLDHLDELVLAERVAERLGIQPSVGMRVNISELPVPSWDRFGFNIENGAALSAARRLERGGQLRLDALHCHIGTFILDPDAYRLEARALARFARQLEAELGTRIETLDLGGGFASHNTLHQQYLPGEEITPSFGQYVEKIAAGLDEGLDGARVPRIVLETGRALVDDAAVLISTVLGTKRLVDGRRAVILDAGVNILPTAWWYRHDVYPAQASRGAPEPAVFFGPLCMNIDVVRDGISFPPLVAGDRVVIGHVGAYNVTQWMQFITARPNVVLISTRAEHAVIRRAETVQTLLDQEAVPAWLQH, from the coding sequence ATGAAGCCCCGCTACGAGCGACCCGTCATCGTGCGCCACGCGCTGGGCGGGCGCAGCAAGTTCGGCGCCGTCACCGCGCCGCGCGTCGTGGACGCGATCGAAGGCGTGCGCGTGTCGGAGCTGGTCGAGACCCACGACTCGCCGCTGTTCGTGTTTTCCGAGCGCATTCTGCGGGAACGCATCCGCGAGCTGTCCGAGCAGATGGCCCGGCGCTTCTCCAGCTTCACGCTCGCCTGGTCCTACAAGACCAACTACCTGGACGCGGTGTGCAAGGTGTTTCACTCCGAGGGCGCCTGGGCGGAGGTGGTGTCGGGCATGGAGCTCGAGAAGGCGCTGCACGCAGGGATCCCGGGGCACCAGATCGCGTTCAACGGTCCGGGCAAGAGCGAGAAGGACCTGGAGCGCGCGTTCCGCGAGGGCGTGCGCGTACACCTCGACCACCTGGACGAGCTGGTGCTGGCCGAGCGCGTCGCCGAGCGCCTGGGGATCCAGCCCAGCGTGGGCATGCGCGTGAACATCTCGGAGCTGCCGGTCCCGAGCTGGGATCGCTTCGGCTTCAACATCGAGAACGGCGCGGCGCTCTCCGCCGCGCGCCGGCTGGAACGCGGCGGCCAGCTGCGCCTGGACGCGCTTCACTGCCACATCGGTACCTTCATCCTGGATCCGGACGCCTATCGCCTGGAAGCGCGCGCGCTGGCCCGCTTTGCGCGGCAGCTCGAGGCCGAGCTCGGTACGCGCATCGAGACCCTGGACCTGGGGGGCGGCTTCGCCTCGCACAACACCCTCCATCAGCAGTACCTGCCCGGCGAGGAGATCACGCCGTCGTTCGGGCAATACGTGGAGAAGATCGCTGCCGGGCTCGACGAGGGGCTGGACGGCGCTCGCGTGCCGCGCATCGTGCTGGAGACGGGCCGCGCCCTGGTGGACGACGCAGCCGTGCTGATCTCGACCGTGCTCGGCACGAAGCGTCTGGTGGACGGCCGCCGCGCGGTGATCTTGGACGCCGGCGTGAACATCCTGCCGACCGCGTGGTGGTACCGCCACGACGTGTACCCCGCGCAGGCGTCCCGCGGCGCCCCGGAGCCAGCGGTCTTCTTCGGGCCCTTGTGCATGAACATCGACGTGGTGCGGGACGGCATCTCGTTCCCGCCGCTGGTGGCCGGAGACCGCGTCGTGATCGGTCACGTCGGCGCCTACAACGTCACGCAGTGGATGCAGTTCATCACTGCGCGTCCGAACGTCGTCTTGATCTCGACGCGGGCCGAGCACGCGGTGATCCGGCGTGCGGAGACGGTACAGACCCTGCTGGATCAGGAGGCGGTGCCGGCGTGGCTCCAGCACTGA
- a CDS encoding urea transporter: protein MAPALSERDGLRAALEALLRPYGQIVFSRDLRSGALVLLGLGAFPRLAAVTLLAVVTAQATSLLFGLGVASVRNAGAATSAVLATLALAAFAPGGGHPLVVVVIASVLAVLLSASFEAVFAPVALPTHSLPFVAAAWIAALAARVLPAAPVEIDWLAPASFLPQSWFAPSWLDVPAAIVFTHGSVTGVLLLAAIGLHSRISLLLTLIGGAVAIGMRHALRAEVPWSGVDTIASFNAVLTAMALGGVWFVPQPSSLLLAALGSAVSVVIAHAAGPILGLAFLPVLSLPFVITTHLVLTAARRREADRRPRSTIPADRPEEALARHLARVRRFGDMAWLPFRLPFRGQWWVSQGYDGPHTHKGLWRHGLDFEVQDKDGKVFRREGQALSDYHAYGLPVLAAGLGTVASVVDGVPDNPPGEVNTLDNWGNAVVIAHGAGLCSVYAHLQPNSVRVRAGEVVAAGAEIARCGNSGRSPVPHLHFQVQRLPLLGSPTLGVDFGDVVTQDGERSRVSGRVVPAEGELVRPVLRDDSLARALAFVPGSSWELSADDGRREPGRVELDLLGRRILKTRLGQLVLDPYESGLVIVDFAGSPRSLLGWVLLALGRVPFDQAGSLVWEERLPKRLLLTGIPRAVADFFAVFAPDAGNLEVRFSSRRDGGAVVVESEHERGTASARLSLGNEPHRIAIAHDGRKLQIELRPTNGRDEKEQGR, encoded by the coding sequence GTGGCTCCAGCACTGAGCGAGCGGGACGGCCTGCGCGCGGCGCTCGAGGCCCTGCTCCGGCCTTACGGGCAGATCGTGTTCTCACGGGATCTGCGCTCCGGGGCGCTGGTGCTCCTCGGGCTCGGCGCGTTCCCGCGGCTGGCCGCCGTCACGCTGCTCGCGGTGGTCACCGCGCAGGCGACCTCGCTCTTGTTCGGGCTGGGTGTGGCCTCCGTCCGCAACGCTGGCGCCGCGACGAGCGCGGTGCTGGCCACGCTGGCCCTCGCGGCCTTCGCGCCCGGGGGCGGGCATCCGCTCGTGGTCGTGGTCATCGCGTCGGTCCTGGCGGTGCTGCTCTCGGCCTCGTTCGAGGCGGTGTTCGCGCCGGTCGCGCTGCCGACGCACTCGCTGCCGTTCGTCGCCGCCGCGTGGATCGCCGCGCTGGCGGCGCGGGTGCTGCCGGCCGCGCCCGTGGAGATCGACTGGCTGGCTCCGGCGAGCTTCCTCCCGCAGAGCTGGTTCGCTCCGTCCTGGCTCGACGTGCCCGCTGCCATCGTGTTCACCCACGGCAGCGTCACGGGCGTGCTGTTGCTGGCCGCGATTGGCCTGCACAGCCGGATCAGCTTGCTGCTGACGCTGATCGGCGGCGCCGTCGCCATCGGGATGCGCCACGCGCTTCGGGCCGAGGTGCCCTGGTCCGGAGTAGACACCATCGCTTCGTTCAACGCCGTCTTGACGGCGATGGCGCTGGGCGGCGTCTGGTTCGTGCCCCAGCCGTCGTCGCTGCTCCTGGCCGCTCTGGGCTCCGCCGTCTCGGTGGTGATCGCTCACGCGGCCGGCCCCATCCTCGGCCTGGCCTTCCTGCCGGTGCTCTCGCTGCCCTTCGTGATCACCACCCACCTGGTGCTGACGGCGGCGCGCCGGCGGGAGGCGGACCGGCGGCCGCGCTCGACCATCCCCGCGGACCGTCCGGAGGAAGCGCTGGCTCGGCACCTGGCGCGGGTCCGGCGCTTCGGTGACATGGCCTGGCTGCCGTTCCGGCTGCCGTTCCGAGGCCAGTGGTGGGTGAGCCAGGGCTACGACGGCCCGCACACGCACAAGGGACTGTGGCGACACGGCCTCGACTTCGAGGTGCAGGACAAGGACGGCAAGGTCTTTCGTCGCGAGGGCCAGGCGCTCTCCGACTACCACGCCTACGGCTTGCCGGTGCTCGCCGCGGGCCTCGGCACGGTCGCGTCGGTGGTGGACGGCGTGCCCGACAACCCTCCGGGCGAGGTGAACACCCTCGACAACTGGGGGAACGCGGTGGTCATCGCCCACGGCGCGGGCCTGTGCTCCGTGTACGCCCACCTGCAACCCAACAGCGTGCGTGTGCGCGCCGGCGAGGTGGTGGCGGCGGGAGCGGAGATTGCCCGCTGCGGCAACTCCGGACGCTCTCCCGTGCCACACCTGCACTTCCAGGTGCAGCGCCTGCCGCTGCTCGGCAGTCCCACGCTGGGGGTGGACTTCGGTGACGTGGTCACCCAGGACGGCGAGCGCTCCCGCGTGAGCGGTCGGGTCGTGCCCGCGGAGGGCGAGCTGGTGCGGCCAGTGCTGAGGGACGACTCGCTCGCCCGCGCGCTCGCCTTCGTGCCCGGCTCGAGCTGGGAGCTCTCCGCGGACGACGGCCGGCGCGAGCCGGGACGCGTGGAGCTCGACCTCCTGGGGCGCCGCATCTTGAAGACGCGCTTGGGACAGCTGGTGCTCGACCCCTACGAGTCGGGCCTGGTGATCGTGGACTTCGCCGGGAGCCCGCGCTCGCTCCTCGGCTGGGTGCTCCTGGCGCTCGGGCGGGTGCCCTTCGACCAGGCCGGGAGCCTCGTCTGGGAAGAGCGTCTGCCCAAGCGCCTGCTCTTGACCGGGATCCCGCGGGCGGTGGCCGACTTCTTCGCGGTCTTCGCGCCCGACGCCGGAAACCTCGAGGTGCGCTTCTCGAGTCGTCGCGACGGCGGCGCCGTGGTGGTCGAGAGCGAGCACGAGCGGGGAACCGCGAGCGCGCGCTTGTCTCTGGGCAACGAGCCCCACCGCATCGCGATCGCCCACGACGGTCGAAAGCTCCAGATCGAGCTCAGGCCGACGAACGGCCGCGACGAGAAGGAGCAAGGACGATGA
- a CDS encoding tetratricopeptide repeat protein, with translation MIEILAAVAIAVAQLPSDAQAEQRVGAWDRSVELERAGDLRGARALLLAAWGSAPESYEVSVRLAWLTLELGRPSEAIPLYRRARALPGAGPEATRGLASALVRDGFAAVEAGDRALARRRFEEALRLFPDDADAARGLELAKDRPFSAELWLGGLGLTSSAPALYGGFAFAQARVSPTESLRLRAAYRFTLSWQERSSAGMGPGSRRNAGRSVTRTRHEGWAGVGLEQRTWRAEALGFGVFASGAPAVPGQAARLSVGTRVGALLDESALFYRTGTELQLRPLLFAWPTTSLGAAAGARVTRGADSTLVAGELGLSWVGPSVELHASGLWGKARRPVFLDVPMLVDVEGELWAGGTLSVLIPVSPALALGLAGELHALDDDGDSITYGSLAAGLRWSPRY, from the coding sequence ATGATCGAGATCCTGGCCGCCGTCGCCATCGCAGTCGCGCAGCTGCCTTCGGACGCGCAGGCGGAGCAGCGCGTCGGGGCGTGGGACCGCTCGGTGGAGCTCGAGCGTGCCGGCGACCTGCGCGGCGCGCGCGCGCTCCTGCTCGCAGCCTGGGGCTCCGCTCCGGAGAGCTACGAGGTCAGCGTGCGGCTGGCCTGGCTCACGCTCGAGCTGGGCCGGCCCAGCGAGGCCATCCCGCTCTATCGCCGCGCGCGCGCGCTTCCGGGGGCCGGGCCCGAGGCGACGCGGGGGCTCGCCTCGGCGCTGGTCCGCGACGGCTTCGCCGCCGTCGAGGCGGGCGACCGGGCACTCGCGCGGCGGCGCTTCGAGGAGGCGCTCCGGCTCTTCCCGGATGACGCCGATGCGGCGCGGGGTCTCGAGCTCGCGAAGGACCGGCCCTTTTCCGCGGAGCTCTGGCTGGGCGGTCTCGGGCTGACGAGCTCGGCCCCCGCGCTCTACGGCGGGTTCGCTTTCGCGCAGGCGCGCGTGTCGCCGACCGAGTCGCTGCGCCTGCGCGCGGCGTATCGCTTCACGCTCAGCTGGCAGGAGCGGAGCTCGGCCGGCATGGGGCCAGGGAGTCGGCGGAACGCCGGACGCAGCGTCACCCGGACGCGGCACGAGGGCTGGGCGGGGGTGGGCCTCGAGCAGCGGACCTGGCGTGCCGAAGCGCTCGGCTTCGGGGTGTTCGCCAGCGGGGCGCCGGCCGTTCCGGGCCAAGCCGCGCGCCTCTCGGTCGGCACCCGCGTGGGCGCGCTGCTCGACGAGAGTGCGCTCTTCTACCGGACCGGAACCGAGCTCCAGCTCCGGCCCCTGCTGTTCGCGTGGCCCACGACCTCGCTCGGAGCGGCGGCGGGTGCGCGCGTGACTCGGGGCGCCGACAGCACGTTGGTCGCAGGCGAGCTCGGTCTGAGCTGGGTCGGGCCGAGCGTCGAGCTCCACGCGAGCGGCCTCTGGGGCAAGGCCAGAAGGCCGGTGTTCCTCGACGTCCCGATGCTCGTGGACGTCGAGGGAGAGCTCTGGGCCGGCGGCACGCTCAGCGTCTTGATCCCGGTCAGCCCAGCGCTCGCGCTCGGCCTCGCCGGCGAGCTGCACGCTCTCGACGACGACGGCGATTCGATCACCTACGGCAGCCTGGCCGCGGGGCTCAGGTGGTCACCCAGGTACTGA
- a CDS encoding tetratricopeptide repeat protein, translating to MSSHLRNWLALSLALGALLLPASGRSDAASDVADLYRASYAAEAKGQPAVALESMQKVGAKAGRSYFVEVRSGWLAYLAGRHADSEKAYREAIAKNADSVEARLGLTLPLLAQKKWRELEKACREVLKKDAGNAVARARLAHAYYSLGNYPDAATQYRSLVKEYPGELDHQTGLGWALARMGRVAEGKKLFKQVLDVSPDNANAQAGMALKDAP from the coding sequence ATGTCTTCCCACCTCCGCAATTGGCTCGCGTTGAGCTTGGCGCTCGGCGCTCTGCTCTTGCCGGCGTCGGGCCGCTCCGACGCGGCGAGCGACGTGGCGGATCTGTATCGCGCCTCTTACGCGGCAGAAGCGAAGGGCCAGCCCGCGGTGGCGCTGGAGAGCATGCAGAAGGTCGGGGCCAAGGCCGGCCGCAGCTACTTCGTCGAGGTGCGGAGCGGCTGGCTCGCGTACCTGGCCGGGCGTCATGCGGACTCGGAGAAGGCGTACCGGGAGGCCATCGCCAAGAATGCCGACTCCGTCGAGGCCCGGCTCGGGCTCACGCTGCCGCTCCTGGCTCAGAAGAAATGGCGCGAGCTGGAGAAGGCCTGTCGCGAGGTGCTGAAGAAGGACGCCGGCAACGCCGTGGCGCGGGCGCGCTTGGCCCACGCCTACTACTCGCTCGGCAACTACCCGGATGCTGCCACGCAGTATCGCAGCTTGGTCAAGGAGTATCCCGGCGAGCTCGACCATCAAACCGGCCTCGGGTGGGCGCTCGCACGCATGGGGCGCGTCGCAGAAGGGAAGAAACTCTTCAAGCAGGTGCTCGACGTGTCGCCGGACAACGCCAACGCGCAGGCGGGCATGGCGCTCAAAGACGCGCCCTGA